The following are from one region of the Nicotiana tomentosiformis chromosome 7, ASM39032v3, whole genome shotgun sequence genome:
- the LOC138895548 gene encoding uncharacterized protein, whose product MDVDMKQLQPQVFGDSKLVINQPLGIYEVKKPELVPYHKYAKRLVCWLGEVTIQHMPRKENKRTDALEALASTLSLPDQMQVVVCQRWVVPPPNDYEEEESKVEHLASALDVEIKDWRQPLIDYLCYGILQENPYRKTEIRRRGPRFLYYKDTLYRRLFDGVLLCCLGVDESLQALQEVHSGVC is encoded by the coding sequence atggatGTGGATATGAAACAATTGCAACCACAAGTATTTGGAGACTCCAAGTTAGTGATTAATCAACCTTTGGGTATTTATGAGGTCAAGAAGCCAGAGTTGGTCCCATATCACAAGTATGCTAAGAGACTGGTATGTTGGCTTGGAGAGGTAACTATTCAACACATGCCGAGAAAGGAAAATAAGAGAACTGATGCATTAGAAGCCTTGGCTTCTACATTATCTTTGCCTGATCAAATGCAAGTCGTTGTTTGCCAAAGATGGGTAGTTCCTCCACCAAATGACTACGAGGAAGAAGAAAGCAAAGTCGAGCATCTTGCTTCTGCTCTTGACGTTGAAATTAAAGATTGGAGACAACCATTAATTGATTATCTTTGTTATGGGATATTGCAAGAAAATCCCTATAGGAAGACTGAAATCCGAAGGAGAGGCCCTCGTTTTCTTTATTACAAAGATACACTCTATAGAAGATTATTTGACGGAGTGCTCTTATGTTGTTTGGGGGTCGATGAATCCCTCCAAGCCCTGCAAGAAGTACATTCTGGAGTATGTTGA
- the LOC117279729 gene encoding uncharacterized protein has translation MARTHTPSSARRGVRRGTTRGGRQVGTHHTRRQAAPQPEVENMDTMERLLNVLEALVPTQGSDNSADPQSFLDGTLKALRALGCSSERAVELTTYKLEHMANTWYETILLGRPAGAAPLTWDEFIPTHEARVRRFVEGLVGHPYTAVALQMKTLSYIDAVDLARKIENKGRDERAASELRKKAKTRGSFNGDFCENRRYSVLTGECFRCGQLGHNLRDCPQSPRNFNQASTQSVAPTHTTRNTLGSTGTGNKGRGAGDRAIVNKGQGNAGRGQARVFAFTRQDAQASNAVVTCILSICSFDALALIDLGSTHSYVSSCFALRFSRQPELLNDPFLVATPVGESLLAEYVCSACQIRVEGRDTLADLIVLDMINFYMLMGMDWLSSCYTIVDCHYKKRVIK, from the exons ATGGCTAGGACACACACACCCTCATCTGCTAGACGTGGTGTTAGACGTGGTACTACCCGAGGTGGCAGACAAGTTGGGACTCATCATACTAGAAGACAGGCCGCTCCTCAACCTGAAGTTGAGAACATGG ATACAATGGAAAGGTTATTGAATGTGTTAGAGGCATTGGTGCCTACTCAAG GTTCTGATAATTCAGCAGATCCTCAAAGTTTCTTGGATGGGACACTCAAGGCATTGCGTGCTCTAGGATGTTCTAGTGAGAGGGCCGTGGAGCTCACAACATACAAGCTAGAGCATATGGCTAACACATGGTATGAAACTATATTGCTAGGAAGGCCAGCAGGAGCAGCCCCACTGACATGGGACGAGTTCA TACCTACCCATGAAGCTCGAGTTCGGAGGTTTGTTGAAGGGTTGGTTGGTCATCCATACACTGCAGTAGCCCTACAGATGAAGACTTTGTCCTACATTGATGCAGTCGATCTCGCTAGAAAAATTGAAAATAAGGGACGTGATGAGCGTGCAGCTAGTGAATTACGTAAGAAGGCCAAGACAAGAGGATCTTTCAATGGCGATTTTTGTGAAAATCGCAGA TATAGTGTTCTGACTGGAGAGTGCTTTCGATGTGGCCAGTTGGGACATAACTTGAGGGATTGCCCTCAGTCTCCAAGGAATTTCAACCAGGCTTCTACTCAGTCAGTTGCACCTACTCATACTACTCGTAATACCTTAGGTTCTACAGGTACAGGAAATAAAGGTCGAGGTGCTGGAGATCGTGCTATTGTGAATAAAGGACAAGGGAATGCTGGTAGAGGTCAGGCGAGAGTTTTTGCATTTACTAGACAGGATGCTCAGGCCTCAAATGCAGTGGTTACATGTATTCTTTCTATCTGTTCATTTGATGCACTTGCGTTgattgatctaggatctactcaCTCCTATGTGTCCTCGTGCTTTGCTTTGAGGTTTAGTAGACAGCCTGAGCTATTGAATGATCCTTTTCTAGTTGCTACTCCTGTTGGGGAGTCTTTATTAGCTGAATATGTGTGCAGTGCTTGTCAGATTCGGGTTGAGGGTAGAGATACTCTAGCTGACCTTATTGTACTTGATATGATTAATTTTTACATgctaatgggaatggattggttatcttcttGCTATACTATCGTCGATTGTCATTACAAAAAAAGGGTAATTAAATAA